Proteins encoded within one genomic window of Lysinibacillus sphaericus:
- the mbcS gene encoding acyl-CoA synthetase MbcS, giving the protein MKRQDLIAPEWYNIVEEIEKYAQDPSKNALIVYNDNEEIQYITYANLLEKANQAAHVFTSQGLTKGDVLLVMVPRSVEAYIVYIAALKAGLTIIPSSEMLRTKDIEYRITHANAKGIIAYEPYIEQFDDVTNLKGIMQFVIGHAHAPWQPLLEKMKEHPTNYTNPTPTKSTDHAFLAYTSGTTGNPKAAVHTHSWGYAHLRTTAPNWLGVQENDIVWATAAPGWQKWIWSPFLATLGSGATAFVYKGKFDASTYLSLLEKFKVNVLCCTPTEYRFMAALNNLQDYNLSAIRQAVSAGEPLNSEVVKVFSKTFHIQVRDGYGQTENTLLVGTLVGMDARVGSMGKPTPGNTVEIIDDFGNPVADGVVGDIAVHRQTPALFKKYFKDPERTSMQFRGDWYITGDRAYKDADGYFWFEGRGDDVIISSGYTIGPFEVEDALMKHPTVKEAAVVASPDEVRGNIVKAFIVLREGVGGDDTLIQKLQNHVKLMTAPYKYPRAIEFVEALPKTASGKIRRVELRQQEKAHYTHQ; this is encoded by the coding sequence ATGAAAAGACAGGATTTAATTGCACCAGAATGGTATAACATTGTGGAGGAAATTGAAAAGTATGCTCAAGATCCATCTAAAAATGCATTAATAGTTTATAATGACAACGAAGAAATTCAATATATTACATACGCAAATTTACTGGAAAAGGCGAATCAGGCTGCCCATGTATTTACTTCGCAGGGTTTAACGAAGGGCGATGTGCTATTAGTGATGGTTCCAAGATCTGTCGAAGCTTATATTGTTTACATAGCGGCACTGAAAGCGGGTTTAACTATTATCCCTAGCTCTGAAATGTTACGTACAAAGGATATTGAATATCGTATTACACATGCCAATGCCAAAGGTATTATCGCCTATGAGCCATATATTGAGCAATTTGACGACGTAACAAATTTAAAAGGAATTATGCAATTCGTTATTGGTCACGCGCATGCACCATGGCAACCATTGCTTGAAAAAATGAAGGAACATCCTACAAATTATACAAACCCTACACCGACAAAAAGTACAGATCATGCCTTTTTAGCTTATACAAGTGGGACAACAGGGAATCCTAAGGCAGCTGTTCATACACATAGCTGGGGTTATGCGCATTTACGTACGACAGCACCGAATTGGTTAGGTGTCCAAGAAAATGATATAGTTTGGGCTACTGCCGCACCCGGTTGGCAAAAATGGATTTGGAGTCCGTTTTTAGCAACGTTAGGTAGTGGAGCAACGGCATTTGTCTATAAAGGAAAATTTGATGCTTCGACTTACTTGTCATTGCTAGAAAAATTTAAAGTAAATGTGTTATGTTGTACCCCAACAGAATATCGCTTTATGGCCGCACTTAACAATCTACAGGACTATAATTTAAGTGCCATCCGTCAAGCTGTATCAGCGGGTGAGCCGTTAAATAGTGAAGTCGTTAAAGTGTTTTCAAAAACGTTTCATATTCAAGTGCGTGATGGCTATGGCCAAACAGAAAATACATTGCTTGTTGGGACACTGGTTGGCATGGATGCTCGCGTCGGCTCTATGGGTAAACCGACACCAGGCAATACAGTCGAAATTATTGATGATTTTGGAAATCCTGTTGCTGATGGCGTTGTTGGAGATATTGCCGTTCATCGTCAAACCCCAGCACTGTTTAAAAAGTATTTCAAGGACCCAGAACGCACTAGCATGCAATTCCGTGGAGATTGGTATATTACCGGTGACCGAGCATATAAAGATGCAGATGGCTATTTTTGGTTTGAGGGACGTGGTGATGATGTCATTATTTCGTCAGGCTATACAATTGGGCCATTTGAAGTGGAAGATGCCTTAATGAAGCATCCTACTGTTAAAGAAGCTGCTGTTGTGGCAAGCCCTGATGAAGTAAGAGGAAATATTGTGAAAGCCTTTATCGTCTTGCGTGAAGGAGTGGGAGGTGATGATACGCTTATTCAAAAGCTACAAAACCATGTGAAGCTGATGACAGCACCTTATAAATATCCACGGGCAATTGAATTTGTTGAAGCATTACCAAAGACTGCATCTGGAAAAATCCGTCGTGTCGAATTACGACAACAAGAAAAAGCCCATTACACACACCAATAA